In a single window of the Flavivirga spongiicola genome:
- the thrS gene encoding threonine--tRNA ligase encodes MIDITLPDGSVKQFEKNATPMDVAKSISEGFARNVISASFNGTTVETATPLTTDGSLVLYTWNNDEGKTAFWHSSAHVLAQAIEELYSDAKLTIGPAIENGFYYDVDFGEHAVSEKDFKAIETKMLEIARGKHDFKMRSATKTEALSLYSDNEFKTELIENLEDGTITFCDHSTFTDLCRGGHIPNTGIIKAVKILSVAGAYWRGNENNPQLTRVYGISFPKQKELTAYLELLEEAKKRDHRKLGKELELFTFSRKVGQGLPLWLPKGAALRERLENFLKAAQKKAGYEMVVTPHIGQKELYVTSGHYAKYGEDSFQPIHTPKEDEEFLLKPMNCPHHCEIYNSAQWSYKDLPKRYAEFGTVYRYEQSGELHGLTRVRGFTQDDAHIFCTPDQLDKEFKDVIDLVLYVFGSLGFENFTAQVSLRDPENLEKYIGSNENWDKAEQAILNAAIDKGLNYVVETGEAAFYGPKLDFMVKDALGRRWQLGTIQVDYTLPERFDLTYKGSDNELHRPIMIHRAPFGSMERFIAILLEHTAGNFPLWLMPTQAVILSISEKYEKYSEKVLNLLENDEIRALVDHRNETIGKKIREAEMQKHPYMIIIGEQEEKENKITVRKHGGEDLGMISIEEFSEIIKEEISKTLKSF; translated from the coding sequence ATGATAGATATAACATTACCCGATGGAAGTGTCAAGCAGTTTGAAAAAAATGCTACACCTATGGATGTTGCTAAAAGCATTAGTGAAGGATTTGCCAGAAATGTGATTTCTGCAAGTTTTAATGGTACAACTGTTGAAACTGCTACTCCTTTAACCACCGATGGCTCTTTAGTTTTATACACCTGGAATAATGACGAGGGTAAAACTGCTTTTTGGCACTCTTCTGCGCACGTATTAGCACAGGCTATTGAGGAATTATATTCTGATGCAAAACTTACGATTGGTCCTGCCATTGAAAATGGATTTTATTATGATGTAGATTTTGGTGAGCATGCTGTTTCCGAAAAAGATTTTAAAGCTATTGAAACTAAAATGCTGGAGATTGCACGCGGGAAACATGATTTTAAAATGCGTTCTGCTACAAAAACTGAGGCTTTATCGTTATATAGTGATAATGAGTTTAAAACTGAACTGATTGAAAACCTTGAGGATGGCACCATTACCTTCTGTGATCATTCTACTTTTACTGATTTATGTCGCGGAGGCCATATTCCTAATACTGGTATTATCAAGGCAGTAAAAATCTTATCGGTTGCTGGGGCATATTGGAGAGGTAATGAGAATAACCCGCAGTTAACACGTGTTTATGGGATTTCATTTCCAAAACAAAAAGAGCTCACTGCTTATTTAGAATTATTAGAAGAGGCTAAAAAACGTGATCATAGAAAATTAGGTAAGGAATTAGAATTGTTTACGTTCTCGAGAAAAGTTGGACAAGGCTTACCTTTATGGTTACCAAAAGGTGCAGCTTTACGTGAACGTTTAGAGAATTTTTTAAAAGCTGCCCAAAAGAAAGCTGGTTACGAAATGGTTGTTACACCACATATAGGGCAGAAAGAATTATATGTTACTTCTGGCCATTATGCAAAATATGGTGAAGATAGTTTTCAACCAATACATACACCTAAAGAGGATGAGGAGTTTTTGTTAAAACCTATGAACTGTCCGCACCATTGTGAAATATATAATAGTGCCCAATGGAGTTATAAAGATTTGCCAAAGCGCTACGCCGAATTTGGTACCGTATATAGATATGAGCAAAGTGGTGAGTTACATGGTTTAACAAGGGTTAGAGGCTTTACTCAAGATGATGCACATATATTCTGTACACCAGATCAATTAGATAAAGAATTTAAAGATGTTATAGATTTAGTTCTTTATGTGTTTGGCTCTTTAGGATTTGAAAATTTTACTGCTCAGGTTTCATTAAGAGATCCTGAAAATTTAGAAAAATATATTGGAAGCAATGAAAATTGGGATAAGGCAGAACAAGCGATACTAAACGCTGCTATAGATAAAGGATTAAATTACGTTGTTGAAACTGGTGAAGCCGCATTTTATGGTCCTAAATTAGATTTTATGGTAAAAGATGCCTTAGGAAGACGCTGGCAACTTGGTACTATTCAGGTAGATTACACCTTACCTGAGCGTTTTGATTTGACTTACAAAGGCAGTGATAATGAGCTACACAGACCTATAATGATACATCGTGCTCCTTTTGGAAGTATGGAACGTTTTATTGCTATTTTGTTAGAACATACAGCCGGTAATTTCCCGCTTTGGTTAATGCCTACACAGGCTGTAATATTATCAATTAGCGAGAAATATGAAAAATACTCGGAAAAAGTTTTAAATTTGCTAGAAAATGACGAAATTCGCGCCCTTGTAGATCATAGAAATGAGACTATTGGGAAGAAAATTCGGGAGGCTGAAATGCAAAAACACCCGTATATGATTATAATAGGTGAGCAAGAAGAGAAAGAAAACAAAATAACTGTGCGTAAGCATGGTGGAGAAGATTTAGGAATGATTTCCATTGAAGAATTCTCCGAAATTATAAAAGAAGAAATAAGTAAAACGTTAAAATCGTTCTAA
- the infC gene encoding translation initiation factor IF-3: MQEDKHKINSKITAQNVRLVGDNVEIGVYSTRDALKIADEQGLDLVEISPNADPPVCKVMDYKKFLYEQKKRDKALKSKATKVIIKEIRFGPQTDDHDYDFKKKHAEKFLKEGAKLKAFVFFKGRSIIFKEQGQILLLRLAQDLEELGKVEQMPRLEGKRMTMFIAPKK; the protein is encoded by the coding sequence ATACAAGAGGATAAACATAAAATAAACTCTAAGATTACAGCACAAAACGTACGTCTTGTTGGAGATAACGTTGAAATTGGTGTTTACTCTACTAGAGATGCTTTAAAAATAGCTGATGAGCAAGGATTAGATCTTGTAGAGATTTCTCCAAATGCTGATCCTCCTGTTTGTAAGGTTATGGACTATAAAAAGTTTCTTTATGAGCAAAAGAAACGTGATAAGGCTTTAAAATCTAAAGCTACCAAAGTTATCATTAAAGAAATTCGTTTTGGTCCTCAAACAGATGATCATGATTATGACTTTAAAAAGAAACATGCTGAAAAATTCTTAAAAGAAGGCGCAAAGCTTAAAGCTTTTGTATTTTTTAAAGGACGATCCATTATATTTAAAGAGCAGGGTCAGATTTTATTGTTGCGTTTAGCACAGGATTTAGAAGAACTTGGTAAAGTAGAGCAAATGCCACGTTTAGAAGGTAAACGTATGACCATGTTTATTGCTCCAAAAAAATAA
- the rpmI gene encoding 50S ribosomal protein L35, translated as MPKMKTKSSAKKRFKLTGTGKIKRKHAFKSHILTKKSKKRKLALTHDALVHKADEDNIKTMLRLK; from the coding sequence ATGCCTAAAATGAAAACAAAGTCTAGTGCCAAAAAACGTTTTAAGTTAACGGGTACTGGGAAGATTAAAAGAAAGCACGCTTTTAAAAGTCACATCTTAACAAAGAAGTCTAAAAAGCGTAAACTTGCTCTGACTCATGATGCATTAGTGCATAAGGCAGACGAAGACAACATTAAAACCATGTTACGTTTAAAGTAA
- the rplT gene encoding 50S ribosomal protein L20, which produces MPRSVNSVAKRARRKKVIKQAKGYFGRRKNVWTVAKNAVDKAMQYSYRDRRNKKRTFRALWITRINAGAREHGLSYSQFMGKLKANDIELNRKVLADLAMNNPEAFKAVIEKVK; this is translated from the coding sequence ATGCCAAGATCAGTAAATTCTGTAGCAAAAAGAGCCAGAAGAAAAAAGGTAATTAAACAAGCAAAAGGTTACTTTGGAAGACGTAAAAACGTTTGGACAGTAGCAAAAAATGCGGTTGACAAAGCGATGCAATACTCGTATAGAGACCGTAGAAACAAAAAGAGAACATTCCGTGCTTTATGGATCACGCGTATAAACGCAGGAGCCAGAGAACATGGTTTATCTTATTCTCAATTTATGGGGAAATTAAAAGCTAATGATATTGAATTAAACCGTAAGGTTTTAGCAGATTTAGCTATGAATAACCCTGAGGCTTTTAAAGCTGTTATAGAGAAAGTAAAATAA
- a CDS encoding glycoside hydrolase family 16 protein produces the protein MKTKSIIVVAILFIAACTKSNVIPENNEEPKIDSTSYSLIFEDNFNGSSINNSNWTVVFSGGSNWNNTAVDEPQVVEVSNGTLKLKGIKNPNFTGNLANVQNINRSTVWTGAIESAHKVDFTYGIVEIRARVEKAPRVWPAIWLHATDNVYGGNPDSGEIDMLESLNLDSYFYSTIHTQYHWANNRQYSNDPERYTTKTVNVDSWNVYKLEWTPNKIDFIFNGSVYHTFNKGNNNVVSGFLRWPFDKDFHIILSQQIGGGWVDSEANSKGLVLTESNLPVTMEIDYVKVYQKKQN, from the coding sequence ATGAAAACAAAAAGCATTATTGTTGTAGCCATTTTATTCATCGCAGCGTGCACAAAGTCTAATGTAATACCAGAAAATAATGAAGAACCTAAAATTGATTCAACCAGTTATTCTTTAATATTTGAAGATAACTTTAACGGATCTTCAATAAATAATTCAAATTGGACAGTCGTATTTAGTGGAGGCTCTAATTGGAACAACACGGCAGTGGATGAACCGCAGGTTGTTGAAGTTTCGAATGGTACATTAAAATTAAAAGGTATCAAAAACCCAAATTTTACAGGTAATTTAGCAAATGTTCAAAACATTAATCGCTCTACAGTATGGACGGGAGCCATAGAATCTGCACATAAGGTGGATTTTACTTATGGCATAGTTGAAATTAGGGCAAGGGTAGAAAAAGCACCACGAGTATGGCCTGCTATCTGGTTGCATGCAACAGATAATGTATACGGTGGTAACCCAGACAGTGGGGAAATTGATATGTTGGAATCTCTTAATCTTGATAGCTACTTTTATTCTACAATACATACCCAATACCATTGGGCCAATAATAGACAATATAGTAATGATCCAGAAAGGTATACTACAAAAACTGTCAATGTAGACAGCTGGAATGTCTATAAACTAGAGTGGACTCCCAACAAGATCGATTTTATCTTTAATGGATCTGTATATCATACATTTAATAAGGGAAATAATAATGTTGTGAGTGGATTTCTTCGTTGGCCTTTTGATAAAGATTTTCATATAATTCTCAGTCAGCAAATCGGAGGTGGCTGGGTAGACAGCGAAGCCAATTCCAAGGGTTTGGTTCTTACGGAGTCTAATCTTCCTGTTACCATGGAAATTGATTATGTGAAAGTCTATCAAAAGAAACAAAATTGA
- a CDS encoding LamG domain-containing protein, producing the protein MKFKIKFILILLLGGIFLNGCDEVEVVKLEFSDSSFKEVRMYLRELKDDHTSRKDLTISSTIDKTARTVAIVIKYDADITNLYGIATIERGAMVNPVGGAPGFGTVGDYSTPHKYTIESPDGGSVEWTVTVTLADPPPPVVGPTGFELIRQSGESKHIAVETFPSRDLESFIGNLLGFNYNGTDQYAVVNDDDDIKFRYESDYSISFWVRTTSTDSDPVMIGDQNWASSNNPGMTIAFRGDNWRVAVSDGGSKADAATSGVPFNDGNWHLLSVTFDRDGNMTMYQDGSPVQSASMVGVGSIDSGNPLNISQDGESDYGQFFDGDIVEAKIYDYVLTPQEVTDLSKAQTGASLRSKNGLDLNLDVTTSGGAVLTTFDNKYIGYDLDGSSQYITIDDGGALDFRYASDYSISFWMNTTSTDSDPVMVGDQDWGSSGNPGITIAFRGTNWRVATNSDGGTKADTSAGDSPTNDGNWHMLTVTLDRDANMILYQDGEPISSADMSGVGDTDHGAPLRIGQDGTGGYGQFFQGKIANVEIHDIALNETEVKNLFEL; encoded by the coding sequence ATGAAATTTAAAATAAAATTTATATTAATATTACTACTAGGAGGGATATTCCTTAATGGTTGTGATGAGGTTGAAGTTGTTAAGCTGGAATTTAGTGACAGTAGCTTTAAAGAAGTTAGGATGTATCTTAGAGAATTAAAAGATGACCATACTTCAAGAAAGGATTTAACAATTTCATCTACTATTGATAAAACGGCACGAACTGTTGCTATCGTTATAAAGTACGATGCAGATATAACTAATTTATATGGTATAGCAACCATAGAAAGGGGAGCTATGGTAAACCCAGTTGGAGGTGCTCCGGGATTTGGAACTGTTGGAGATTATTCAACACCACATAAATATACCATTGAATCACCTGATGGAGGTTCTGTAGAATGGACGGTAACAGTTACTTTAGCAGATCCACCACCACCAGTAGTTGGACCTACAGGATTTGAATTAATTCGTCAAAGTGGTGAGAGTAAGCATATCGCTGTAGAAACTTTTCCGAGTAGAGATTTAGAAAGTTTCATAGGTAATCTATTAGGGTTTAACTACAATGGAACAGATCAATATGCTGTAGTTAATGATGATGACGATATAAAATTTAGATACGAATCTGATTACTCTATATCTTTTTGGGTAAGAACGACTTCAACAGATAGTGACCCTGTTATGATAGGTGATCAAAACTGGGCAAGCTCTAATAATCCAGGTATGACTATAGCTTTTAGAGGCGATAACTGGAGAGTTGCAGTTTCAGATGGTGGTTCTAAAGCTGATGCTGCTACATCGGGTGTTCCTTTTAATGATGGTAATTGGCATTTATTATCTGTAACTTTTGATAGAGATGGTAATATGACCATGTATCAAGATGGTTCTCCAGTCCAAAGCGCCAGTATGGTTGGTGTTGGTAGTATTGATAGTGGTAACCCATTAAACATTTCGCAAGATGGTGAAAGTGATTATGGTCAATTTTTTGATGGAGATATTGTTGAAGCAAAAATTTACGATTATGTTTTAACACCTCAAGAAGTTACTGATCTTTCAAAAGCTCAGACAGGAGCTTCCTTAAGATCTAAAAATGGTTTAGATTTAAACTTAGATGTAACAACTTCTGGAGGAGCAGTATTAACAACTTTTGACAATAAGTATATTGGTTATGATCTGGACGGATCTTCTCAATATATTACCATCGATGATGGTGGTGCATTAGATTTTAGATATGCATCTGATTATTCCATATCTTTTTGGATGAATACAACTTCAACAGATAGTGACCCTGTTATGGTTGGTGATCAAGATTGGGGTAGTTCTGGTAATCCAGGTATAACCATTGCTTTTAGAGGTACTAACTGGAGAGTTGCTACCAATAGTGATGGTGGCACCAAAGCAGATACCAGTGCAGGTGATAGCCCAACTAATGATGGTAACTGGCATATGTTAACTGTAACCTTAGATAGAGATGCTAACATGATTTTGTACCAAGATGGGGAGCCAATATCTAGCGCAGATATGTCTGGTGTTGGTGATACAGATCATGGTGCCCCGCTACGTATAGGACAAGACGGTACAGGTGGTTATGGTCAATTTTTTCAAGGAAAAATAGCAAATGTTGAAATACATGATATAGCCTTAAATGAAACTGAGGTTAAAAATTTATTTGAACTTTAA
- a CDS encoding RagB/SusD family nutrient uptake outer membrane protein, which yields MNKYIILILILFSALSCNDDFLERFPETSISKENFFKTATDLEIYTNGFYGGISGSYDDIGSDNISTREAQDATWDLTHGAVSELTQGGWSWTNLRSINFFLENSNAENASPEEIGNYQGIARFFRAQFYIDKVKTFSDVPWVSKPLATTDEEDLFKTQDPRGQVVDSIIKDLKFAVDNISLSNDSKTRISKWAALASLARFALHEGTFRKYGMQNATEAAYLTSKGASNYTELLEIARDASQQLMNEGGFSLSDNYDGLFNSTNLSNNPEIILFEDYEKDVRFNNSFTRLDWQYNLSQNLLDEYLKTDGTAYTRTELNTLEYRNSFTGRDPRVFSTISYPGWTAPNSGTPHVAKMLFGGIGQIKFTPKEADGWSWAVSYNDIPVFRYAEILLINAEAHSELGTLSDAILTNTVNAIRDRAGLTSGAHVTTATPVDPILNDRYPNIDAQNKGAALEIRRERRIELACEGLRYNDLMRWHVGDAILTSNGKPENIQRGLYVPQMTVLGGATFSLLEVTGDSVEDIIVAATAGDLAKAEAYYSGLGQDAFYQGLNKVSLDDGIELANGDEGHVIFDREVDDPGTFVEPKYYYRPVPESDILVNQNLVQHDLW from the coding sequence ATGAATAAATATATAATATTAATATTAATATTGTTTTCTGCACTTTCATGTAATGATGATTTTTTAGAAAGATTTCCTGAAACATCAATTAGTAAAGAAAACTTTTTTAAGACAGCAACAGATTTAGAAATATACACGAATGGTTTTTATGGTGGAATTAGTGGATCTTATGATGATATAGGAAGTGATAATATTTCAACACGAGAAGCTCAAGATGCTACCTGGGATTTAACTCACGGTGCTGTTAGTGAACTTACTCAAGGAGGTTGGTCTTGGACAAATTTAAGAAGTATAAACTTTTTTCTTGAAAACTCCAACGCTGAAAATGCCTCCCCAGAAGAAATTGGTAATTACCAAGGGATTGCACGCTTTTTTAGAGCTCAATTTTATATAGATAAAGTAAAGACTTTTAGCGATGTTCCTTGGGTTTCTAAACCTCTTGCAACTACAGATGAAGAGGATCTTTTTAAAACTCAAGACCCTCGAGGACAAGTCGTAGATTCAATTATCAAAGATTTAAAATTTGCTGTTGATAACATTTCATTATCTAATGACAGTAAAACACGTATATCGAAGTGGGCAGCTTTAGCTAGCTTAGCAAGGTTTGCATTGCATGAAGGTACCTTTAGAAAATATGGAATGCAAAACGCTACTGAAGCAGCATACCTTACAAGTAAAGGTGCTTCAAATTATACTGAGTTACTTGAAATAGCGAGAGATGCCTCTCAACAATTAATGAATGAAGGTGGTTTTTCTTTATCAGATAATTATGACGGATTGTTTAATAGTACAAACCTGTCTAATAATCCAGAAATTATTCTTTTTGAGGATTATGAAAAAGATGTTCGATTCAATAATTCTTTTACACGTCTGGATTGGCAATATAATTTAAGTCAGAATTTATTAGATGAATATCTAAAAACAGATGGAACAGCCTATACACGTACAGAATTAAATACTTTAGAATATAGAAACTCATTTACAGGTAGAGATCCTAGAGTATTTTCTACTATAAGTTATCCAGGTTGGACAGCTCCAAATAGTGGAACTCCCCATGTAGCAAAAATGCTTTTTGGTGGCATTGGTCAAATAAAATTTACACCAAAAGAAGCAGATGGATGGTCTTGGGCTGTAAGCTATAATGACATTCCTGTTTTTAGATATGCTGAAATTCTTTTAATAAATGCAGAAGCTCATTCTGAACTAGGTACCTTATCTGATGCTATTTTAACTAATACCGTAAATGCCATCCGAGATAGAGCTGGATTAACCAGTGGAGCACATGTAACTACGGCAACTCCTGTAGACCCTATATTAAATGATAGATATCCTAATATTGATGCACAAAATAAAGGTGCAGCATTAGAAATAAGAAGAGAACGTAGAATAGAATTAGCATGCGAAGGCTTACGTTATAACGATTTAATGCGCTGGCATGTAGGCGATGCTATTCTTACATCAAATGGAAAGCCTGAGAATATTCAAAGAGGACTATATGTTCCACAAATGACCGTTTTAGGAGGTGCCACATTCTCACTACTTGAAGTAACGGGAGATAGTGTAGAAGATATTATAGTAGCAGCAACTGCAGGTGATTTAGCAAAAGCTGAAGCATATTACAGTGGCTTGGGGCAAGATGCCTTTTATCAGGGTTTAAATAAGGTGTCTTTAGATGATGGTATTGAATTAGCCAATGGAGATGAAGGACATGTTATTTTTGACAGGGAGGTAGATGACCCAGGAACGTTTGTAGAACCAAAATATTATTATAGACCAGTACCTGAGTCTGATATTTTAGTTAATCAAAACTTGGTACAACATGATTTATGGTAG
- a CDS encoding TonB-dependent receptor has protein sequence MNKIVNLNLNKEIKTLRYYLLTIMRIFLLLITIGLSSAFANSSYSQTKINIDVNDVTLEDLFKEIQNKSEFVFFYKDNTLNNEVKISLNLKRVTLSTILYKAFSETDLSYKIDNRQVVVIKNSEPTIVKEELNDQQSSISGIIVDAQGVPLPGVNIVKVGTSTGAQTDFDGKYSINATKGDVLEFSYIGMVTQRITVGDSNLVNVTMKDDISQLDEVVLVGYGTRKVSKVSGSVSTISTKVLENRTIRSIGEALQGTAANLNVTIADGRATSVPNINIRGFESINGGSPLIIIDGVSATASELARLNPSDVEAISVLKDASTAAIYGARASFGVLLIKTKEGKGKLRVDYNENVSFRQPTFLPEIELNPEIVFRSKHDAAFPYYNLYNDAIYDYAAQVAAGQAPPVFLDETNQRFWQYYGSTDWFKEAYKTNALSINRNVSVSGKNEKTSYYFSLGSLREDGAIKFGTDKFNRYNLRSKVSFDFTDWLTIGNNTAWESSKYDEPSGWNRDRYFHDLNRTPSTEVIYNPDGSFTRAGAGLIGITQDGGRRKEVENTFSTQLTAQLSLIKDIWKVNADYTVKKGYGNTSNFRKPVFYKTGPNEPLQPFYGQSNVTSASRSNYETTYKAINLYTTVTKELNKHYISGVVGFNQEEKVSKSFYASRENLISTSLPTLALATGDFDAGAGFGDWAVRGAFGRLEYSFDDKYIVKLVGRYDGSSRFPKKDRFGFFPSASAAWRIDKEPFMQNQSVISLLKPRVSWGSLGNQSGDTVGNYPYISSMGSGTINQLLDGVQPDAIYQPGLVAGSLTWETVETKNLGIDVEFFRGKIFAQFDIYERETKDMLTKSKTLPAVLGAREPNENAADLINRGWGLTVKWNESVKLGKSPLNFSLGFNLSDSRAWITKFDNPDSNINDFYIGQEMGEIWGLTSDGIFQTVEEVQNAPFADHRASDEVRYMAVGDVKWKDLDGDGIINFGSQRVGDTGDFRVIGNETARYRYGINLSANWNNFDFRIFGQGVGQRDYYASRGSHYFWGIFAQPWANPSKHILDNLWSPENPGGLFPRLKAYAAEDFSELGIPQTRFLINAGYFRVKNVTLGYSLPASLLDKLNIKRLRVYVSGENLLTFSDITKFGMDPETLDGRGAYPVQKKFSFGVNLGF, from the coding sequence ATGAATAAAATTGTTAACCTTAACCTTAATAAGGAAATAAAAACCTTAAGGTATTATTTGTTAACCATCATGAGAATTTTTCTTTTATTAATAACTATAGGCTTGAGCTCTGCTTTTGCAAATTCTTCTTACTCTCAAACCAAAATTAATATAGACGTAAACGATGTAACTCTTGAAGATTTATTTAAAGAAATTCAGAATAAAAGCGAGTTTGTATTCTTTTATAAAGACAATACTTTAAATAATGAGGTAAAAATATCATTAAACTTAAAAAGAGTAACGCTTTCTACTATTTTATATAAAGCGTTTTCTGAGACCGATTTAAGTTATAAAATTGATAATAGACAAGTGGTGGTTATTAAAAATTCAGAACCAACAATTGTCAAAGAAGAACTTAATGATCAACAATCCTCAATATCGGGAATTATTGTTGATGCTCAAGGGGTACCTCTGCCAGGTGTAAATATCGTAAAAGTTGGAACCTCTACCGGAGCTCAAACCGATTTTGATGGAAAGTATAGTATAAATGCCACAAAAGGAGATGTTTTAGAGTTTTCTTATATAGGTATGGTAACTCAACGTATTACAGTTGGAGACTCTAACTTAGTTAATGTAACTATGAAAGATGATATTTCGCAACTGGATGAGGTCGTACTTGTAGGTTACGGAACTAGAAAAGTTTCCAAAGTATCAGGATCTGTGAGTACTATATCTACAAAAGTTTTAGAAAATAGAACCATTAGAAGTATTGGTGAGGCTTTGCAAGGTACGGCGGCTAATTTAAATGTAACAATTGCCGACGGACGTGCTACAAGCGTACCAAATATTAATATAAGGGGATTTGAATCTATTAATGGAGGTTCTCCTTTAATTATTATCGATGGAGTATCTGCAACAGCTTCAGAACTGGCACGATTAAACCCATCTGATGTAGAAGCTATATCTGTATTAAAAGATGCATCTACCGCAGCAATTTATGGAGCCAGAGCTTCTTTTGGAGTCCTTTTAATTAAAACCAAAGAAGGTAAGGGGAAGTTGAGAGTTGATTATAATGAAAATGTTAGTTTTAGACAACCTACTTTTTTACCTGAAATTGAATTGAATCCTGAAATTGTGTTTAGATCTAAACATGATGCAGCCTTTCCTTATTATAACCTTTATAACGATGCTATATACGATTATGCGGCTCAGGTTGCAGCCGGACAAGCACCACCTGTATTCCTAGACGAAACGAATCAAAGATTTTGGCAATACTATGGTTCAACAGATTGGTTTAAAGAAGCCTATAAGACCAATGCGCTATCTATAAATCGTAATGTTTCCGTATCAGGAAAAAATGAAAAAACATCTTATTATTTCTCACTTGGTTCCCTTCGTGAAGATGGAGCTATAAAATTTGGAACAGATAAGTTCAATAGATATAATTTAAGAAGTAAAGTAAGTTTTGACTTTACAGATTGGTTAACGATAGGTAATAACACAGCTTGGGAGAGCTCTAAATATGATGAGCCATCTGGTTGGAATCGAGACCGTTATTTTCATGATCTTAACAGAACGCCATCAACTGAAGTTATTTACAATCCAGACGGATCTTTCACAAGAGCAGGAGCAGGTTTAATTGGTATTACTCAAGATGGAGGTCGTCGAAAAGAAGTTGAAAACACTTTTAGTACTCAATTAACGGCACAACTATCTTTAATAAAGGATATTTGGAAAGTTAATGCAGATTATACAGTAAAAAAGGGTTATGGAAATACATCTAATTTCAGAAAGCCGGTTTTTTATAAAACGGGACCAAATGAACCTTTACAACCTTTTTATGGTCAATCGAATGTAACTTCTGCATCTCGATCTAATTACGAAACGACATATAAAGCAATTAATTTATATACTACAGTAACCAAAGAGTTAAACAAGCATTATATTTCTGGAGTTGTTGGTTTTAACCAAGAAGAGAAAGTTTCTAAAAGCTTTTATGCCAGCAGAGAAAATTTAATCTCAACGAGTTTACCAACTTTAGCATTAGCTACTGGAGATTTTGATGCTGGTGCTGGTTTTGGAGATTGGGCTGTAAGAGGTGCTTTTGGACGTTTAGAATATAGTTTTGACGATAAGTATATTGTGAAACTTGTTGGGCGTTATGATGGGTCTTCTCGTTTCCCTAAAAAAGACAGATTTGGCTTTTTCCCTTCAGCTTCTGCTGCTTGGAGAATTGATAAAGAACCCTTTATGCAAAACCAATCTGTAATATCTCTATTAAAACCTAGAGTCTCTTGGGGAAGTTTAGGAAACCAAAGTGGTGATACAGTAGGTAATTATCCATATATATCATCAATGGGTTCAGGTACTATTAATCAACTTTTAGATGGTGTACAACCAGATGCTATATATCAACCAGGTCTTGTTGCTGGTAGCCTTACTTGGGAAACGGTAGAAACTAAAAACTTAGGTATTGATGTCGAGTTTTTTAGAGGAAAAATATTTGCACAATTTGATATTTATGAGCGTGAAACTAAAGACATGCTAACAAAATCTAAAACATTACCAGCAGTTCTTGGAGCTAGAGAGCCAAATGAAAATGCAGCAGATTTAATAAATAGAGGATGGGGACTAACCGTAAAATGGAACGAATCTGTTAAGCTGGGAAAATCACCTCTTAATTTTAGTTTAGGCTTTAACCTTTCAGACAGTCGTGCATGGATAACCAAATTTGATAACCCAGATTCTAATATTAATGATTTTTATATTGGACAAGAAATGGGGGAAATATGGGGGCTTACTTCAGATGGTATTTTCCAAACTGTCGAAGAAGTTCAAAATGCTCCTTTCGCAGATCATAGAGCATCTGACGAAGTACGCTATATGGCTGTTGGAGATGTAAAATGGAAAGATTTAGATGGTGATGGTATTATTAATTTTGGTTCACAGCGAGTAGGCGATACAGGCGATTTTCGTGTTATAGGTAATGAGACAGCCCGTTATAGATATGGCATAAATTTATCTGCTAATTGGAATAATTTTGATTTTAGAATCTTTGGACAAGGTGTAGGTCAAAGAGATTATTACGCTAGCAGAGGTAGTCATTATTTCTGGGGTATTTTTGCTCAACCATGGGCAAACCCATCAAAGCATATTTTAGATAATTTATGGAGTCCAGAAAACCCAGGCGGATTATTTCCACGTTTAAAAGCATATGCAGCGGAAGATTTTTCAGAATTAGGAATTCCTCAAACAAGATTTTTAATTAATGCAGGGTATTTTAGAGTAAAAAATGTGACACTTGGTTATTCCTTACCAGCTTCTCTATTAGACAAATTAAACATTAAAAGACTTCGTGTTTATGTAAGTGGGGAAAACTTACTTACTTTTTCTGATATCACAAAATTTGGGATGGATCCTGAAACTCTAGATGGACGGGGAGCTTACCCAGTGCAAAAGAAATTTTCATTTGGCGTGAATTTAGGCTTTTAA